The sequence ATAGCAAAAGTAATAATGTTTATTGAAAGTTAGATTATTTATATGTTTTCTTAACATTTGTTGCAGAAATAAAACTAATAAAATGCTTAAATGATGCTTCTGAAAATGTTATATTTGCATACTAATTACACCTATATAATGAATACGAAAATTTTGATTATTGGTGCTTGTGGACAAATAGGCACCGAGTTGACGGCTAAATTGAGAGCTACTTATGGAGTAGAAAATGTTGTTGCTTCTGATATTAGAAAATTAGAAAATGATGTTGTAAATAACGGAATATTTGAAGTTGTTAATGCATTAGACTATAATCAAATTGAACATTTACTTGAAAAATATAAAATTACAGATGTCTATTTAATGGCAGCACTTTTATCTGCAACTGCAGAAAAAAATCCTGCATTTGCTTGGGATCTAAATATGAACTCTCTTTTTCATGTATTAAACTTAGCAAAGGCTGGAAAAATAAAAAAAATATTTTGGCCTTCAAGTATTGCTGTTTTTGGACCAACAACTCCATCGCAAAATACACCACAATATACCATTATGGAGCCAACAACTGTTTATGGAATTTCGAAACAAACAGGTGAAAGATGGTGTGAGTATTATAACAAACAATATGGTGTAGATGTTAGAAGTATTCGTTATCCTGGATTAATTAGTTGGAGTACAGAACCAGGAGGAGGAACTACAGATTATGCAGTTGATATTTTTCATAAAGCAATTACAGAAGGGAAATTTACAAGTTTTCTTTCCGAAAACACAGGTTTACCTATGATGTATATGGACGATGCAATAAAAGCGACCATTGGTATTATGCAAGCTCCAGAAGAACAAGTAAAAATTAGATCTTCTTATAATTTATCAGGAATGAGTTTTACTCCAAAAGAAATTGCTGAAGAAATTAAAAAACATTATCCAGATTTTACAATTGACTACAATCCAGACTTTAGACAGAAGATTGCGGATAGTTGGCCAGCAAGTATAGATGATACTTCTGCGAGAGAAGATTGGAATTGGAAAAATGATTTTGAAATTGAAAACATGACGGAAGATATGTTTGAAAATTTAAAGAAACACATTTATAATACCTAAAAACATCTAATTGTATATACTATTTTTCATTTTTTGTGGTTAAGTTTGTAAATAAATAAACACTTAACATGA is a genomic window of Flavobacterium jumunjinense containing:
- a CDS encoding NAD-dependent epimerase/dehydratase family protein yields the protein MNTKILIIGACGQIGTELTAKLRATYGVENVVASDIRKLENDVVNNGIFEVVNALDYNQIEHLLEKYKITDVYLMAALLSATAEKNPAFAWDLNMNSLFHVLNLAKAGKIKKIFWPSSIAVFGPTTPSQNTPQYTIMEPTTVYGISKQTGERWCEYYNKQYGVDVRSIRYPGLISWSTEPGGGTTDYAVDIFHKAITEGKFTSFLSENTGLPMMYMDDAIKATIGIMQAPEEQVKIRSSYNLSGMSFTPKEIAEEIKKHYPDFTIDYNPDFRQKIADSWPASIDDTSAREDWNWKNDFEIENMTEDMFENLKKHIYNT